In the genome of Pseudomonas bubulae, one region contains:
- a CDS encoding ABC-three component system middle component 1, which produces MSELLSDFVSRVISAAGALDLEAVVRNELASADFRGGTGEDVLRGSHLPVDIATVTIGRFPILFGRLPISPDVALVRDGVRRYRNQGVVARSHLPPGQVLDLQLWLVGPDGSEDDPEWRALALAIERDDRVARKLVWLPPESLDERNEAFAGFIARTFLARPWEALPPQPAAPLDRLSALIDVAAELGIEQSVVDRWFELADSDLADGAELMDALVDAWSEVLP; this is translated from the coding sequence ATGAGCGAGCTGTTGAGCGACTTTGTGTCGCGTGTAATTTCCGCTGCAGGAGCATTAGATCTTGAGGCAGTGGTTCGAAATGAGTTGGCGTCGGCGGATTTTCGCGGTGGTACTGGCGAGGATGTGCTGAGGGGCTCGCATCTACCTGTCGATATCGCCACCGTAACCATAGGCCGTTTTCCGATCTTGTTTGGTCGTCTGCCTATTTCGCCCGATGTTGCGTTGGTTCGTGATGGTGTCCGTCGATATCGTAATCAGGGTGTGGTTGCTCGCTCCCACTTGCCCCCAGGGCAGGTTCTGGACCTACAGCTTTGGCTCGTGGGGCCGGACGGCAGTGAGGATGATCCAGAATGGCGAGCGCTCGCCTTGGCGATTGAGCGCGATGACCGTGTTGCTAGAAAGCTTGTGTGGTTGCCGCCCGAGAGCTTAGACGAGCGTAATGAGGCATTCGCTGGTTTTATAGCTCGTACGTTTTTGGCTCGCCCTTGGGAAGCTTTACCACCGCAGCCTGCGGCTCCATTAGACCGATTGAGCGCGCTTATTGACGTCGCGGCTGAGCTTGGAATCGAGCAGTCCGTGGTTGATCGTTGGTTTGAACTGGCTGACTCTGATTTGGCAGATGGAGCTGAACTTATGGATGCACTCGTAGACGCTTGGTCGGAGGTATTACCGTGA
- a CDS encoding ABC-three component system protein — translation MNELDSINGAEVPGWPSIYVIGSYDSRITFYSQQVRGFNLAGALVANGILRDKRRFAVIGAGAAGLSVAAGLSILKPDCHVDVFEREEHALHLQRGCSQRNLHPHIYEWPRQGARDESAGLPFLNWSAGTADSVAGEVMRQFGTLQAHRPNALLIKLLREVTAIERAGVAAYRVRHQPARGGDPSATNYDAVFIAIGFGRERPLGNAPWNSYWSDRGVPGAPRYADHETTILISGAGDGGLIDLCAAALQDFDHTALIDLVTTWPGIEEISEALLQIDLEAEQFGRGFDFLAAYGRFVGPRLRDDGLIDEIAGRLRNRVNIIFNTQRDELLAQPTSALNRLLVYLLFAAARDAGLPVRHLPGAISADIARQGFYSVSGTEIRADELFIRHGAAKLEAFRPFEDIRAAYEANHVNWLAADSKRHSPPHLFPSAAQELDHGLAAANFPVSRHLLAAAVQQQPQRVRIGLADIPPSIVWSGGISPIDLLGWWGNADRALNLECGAKPTDLGSLAGAVARLVIHARQVRMETDERCWNEWLTSLTQRSPHAHSLPSPIIGAAVAAHMQSVIINADVVAAELHAGMDIWTLDQVDEHLMTYLTTGSEAANWVTWRIEPILRSEMARRWTAWRIRLRADLALLGRLLRLAACTMEDDGDNTDRQVLVGPLRMANIIRTITLALATAEAWPNSSPRSVAPGNFDNRAEDGTEISTIYASGADLIEGRSITLMASLHAWQTSFVLLSELNAPASFEQAGQLSLSDAGLGDMRMDAPPTPCNVILGVDASFQRALGIGRQAVVAHIAATETRLRQQWQAQIDTGELQA, via the coding sequence ATGAACGAATTGGACTCGATCAATGGTGCGGAGGTACCCGGTTGGCCATCGATCTACGTGATAGGGTCGTACGACAGCCGCATTACGTTCTACTCACAGCAAGTCCGAGGCTTCAACCTAGCAGGTGCTCTGGTTGCTAATGGCATACTGCGGGACAAGAGGAGGTTTGCTGTAATTGGGGCAGGGGCCGCGGGATTATCAGTTGCCGCAGGCCTGTCAATCCTGAAACCAGATTGTCATGTCGACGTGTTCGAGCGCGAGGAGCATGCCCTACATTTGCAGCGAGGTTGCTCACAGCGCAACCTTCATCCCCATATTTACGAATGGCCTCGGCAAGGTGCTCGTGACGAGAGTGCTGGCTTACCATTCCTCAACTGGAGCGCAGGTACAGCAGACTCAGTCGCTGGCGAGGTTATGCGTCAGTTCGGAACCCTTCAAGCGCATCGCCCTAATGCGCTACTCATCAAGTTGCTTCGCGAAGTCACCGCCATCGAACGCGCCGGTGTGGCCGCCTATCGCGTCCGGCACCAGCCTGCGCGAGGCGGTGATCCCTCGGCTACGAACTATGACGCTGTGTTCATTGCAATTGGTTTTGGGAGAGAGCGCCCGCTTGGTAATGCGCCTTGGAACTCATACTGGTCTGACCGGGGTGTCCCTGGCGCACCGCGATATGCCGATCATGAAACAACCATACTTATCTCCGGGGCCGGGGATGGAGGGCTAATCGATCTTTGCGCTGCTGCGCTTCAAGATTTTGATCACACGGCCTTAATTGATCTGGTGACAACGTGGCCAGGAATTGAAGAGATCTCTGAGGCATTATTGCAAATTGATCTTGAAGCAGAGCAGTTCGGAAGGGGCTTCGACTTCCTCGCGGCGTACGGTCGATTTGTAGGCCCTCGGTTACGCGATGATGGTCTGATTGACGAAATCGCAGGTCGTCTCCGTAATCGGGTAAATATTATCTTTAATACTCAGCGGGATGAGTTGTTGGCGCAACCAACTTCAGCGCTCAACCGTCTATTGGTATATCTGCTATTCGCCGCTGCGCGTGATGCCGGCCTACCGGTTAGGCACCTACCAGGTGCGATTTCAGCGGACATTGCACGTCAGGGCTTCTATTCTGTTTCTGGAACAGAGATCAGGGCCGATGAGTTGTTTATACGGCATGGTGCGGCCAAGTTAGAGGCTTTTAGGCCCTTCGAGGATATTCGCGCCGCATATGAAGCGAATCATGTGAACTGGTTAGCTGCTGATTCAAAGCGTCACTCCCCACCTCACCTATTCCCTAGCGCGGCTCAAGAGCTCGACCATGGTCTTGCTGCCGCTAACTTTCCGGTCTCGCGTCATCTGCTTGCTGCTGCGGTGCAACAACAGCCTCAACGGGTGCGGATCGGTCTCGCCGACATACCACCTTCGATTGTTTGGTCCGGCGGCATTAGCCCGATTGATTTGTTGGGCTGGTGGGGAAACGCCGATCGTGCATTAAACCTCGAGTGTGGGGCCAAGCCGACCGATCTTGGGAGCTTAGCCGGTGCAGTCGCCAGGCTTGTTATTCACGCCCGGCAGGTTCGTATGGAGACTGACGAACGCTGCTGGAACGAATGGTTAACATCGCTGACGCAAAGATCACCACATGCTCATTCGTTACCGTCTCCGATCATAGGGGCAGCAGTTGCTGCGCACATGCAGTCAGTCATCATCAATGCTGATGTGGTCGCGGCCGAACTACATGCAGGTATGGACATTTGGACGCTTGATCAAGTCGATGAACATCTGATGACTTACCTCACGACAGGCAGCGAGGCAGCGAACTGGGTAACGTGGAGGATTGAGCCTATTTTACGATCCGAAATGGCTCGGAGGTGGACTGCTTGGCGGATTCGCCTGCGAGCCGATTTGGCCTTGCTTGGCAGGCTACTCCGCTTGGCTGCATGCACGATGGAGGACGACGGCGACAACACCGATCGACAGGTTTTGGTGGGCCCGCTAAGAATGGCGAACATCATTCGAACAATTACTCTCGCACTTGCCACTGCTGAGGCTTGGCCCAACTCATCTCCCCGGAGTGTGGCGCCAGGTAACTTCGACAACCGTGCTGAGGATGGTACAGAAATATCCACCATATATGCCTCTGGTGCAGACCTAATCGAAGGTCGGAGCATCACATTAATGGCTAGTCTTCATGCCTGGCAGACATCCTTTGTCCTGCTTTCAGAGCTGAATGCTCCAGCAAGTTTTGAGCAAGCCGGCCAACTATCCTTGTCAGATGCTGGACTGGGAGACATGAGGATGGACGCACCACCTACTCCATGCAATGTGATCCTTGGTGTCGATGCCAGTTTTCAGAGAGCATTGGGCATCGGCAGGCAAGCGGTCGTTGCCCATATTGCCGCCACTGAAACTCGGTTGCGCCAACAGTGGCAAGCCCAGATTGATACAGGGGAATTGCAAGCATGA
- a CDS encoding DUF932 domain-containing protein, with amino-acid sequence MAHLIEQMAYVGATPWHGLGNQLSPNQPLEVWQQEAGMNWQIQESPVRFMADTVGHLGTIHSFPEQKVLYRSDSKEALSVVSQRYQVVQPCEVLEFYRDLTERSGYELETAGVLKGGRKLWALARTGQSTAIKGNDVVNGYLLLATSCDGTLATTATPTTVRVVCNNTLTISLSGATRAIKVPHSTHFDSQAVKKQLGIAVSQWDEFMYRMRALAERKVQWTEAMSFFMEVLCDTSAHDPIPNVLPNKRAMEKVQSLYEGKGRGSEMESARGTAWGLLNAVTEYVDHERRARSSEYRMDSAWFGQGAVIKQKALDAALQLAA; translated from the coding sequence ATGGCACACCTCATCGAACAAATGGCTTACGTTGGCGCTACGCCTTGGCATGGCCTGGGCAATCAACTCTCGCCCAATCAACCGCTGGAAGTCTGGCAACAAGAAGCCGGCATGAACTGGCAGATCCAGGAATCGCCGGTACGGTTCATGGCGGATACTGTCGGCCATCTCGGCACCATCCATTCGTTCCCCGAACAGAAAGTGCTTTACCGTTCGGACAGCAAGGAGGCCTTGTCAGTCGTCTCACAACGCTACCAGGTGGTCCAGCCGTGTGAAGTGCTGGAGTTTTACCGCGATCTGACCGAGCGCTCCGGTTACGAATTGGAAACCGCCGGCGTCCTGAAGGGAGGTCGAAAACTCTGGGCACTGGCGAGGACCGGACAGTCGACTGCAATTAAAGGTAATGACGTGGTAAACGGCTATCTGCTACTGGCAACGTCCTGTGACGGCACACTAGCCACCACTGCAACTCCCACCACCGTTCGCGTGGTCTGCAATAACACACTGACCATATCCCTAAGCGGAGCCACCCGCGCAATTAAGGTTCCACACAGCACGCACTTTGATTCGCAGGCAGTAAAAAAACAACTAGGCATCGCCGTCTCGCAGTGGGACGAATTCATGTATCGGATGCGCGCCCTCGCGGAACGCAAGGTTCAGTGGACTGAGGCCATGAGCTTCTTCATGGAGGTGCTGTGCGACACGAGCGCGCATGACCCCATTCCCAATGTACTGCCCAACAAACGAGCTATGGAGAAGGTACAGAGCCTGTATGAAGGTAAAGGCCGAGGATCTGAAATGGAGTCCGCTCGCGGAACAGCATGGGGCTTGCTGAACGCTGTGACTGAATACGTGGATCATGAAAGACGCGCCAGGAGCTCTGAGTATCGAATGGACTCGGCATGGTTTGGACAAGGCGCAGTAATTAAACAGAAGGCACTCGATGCAGCTTTACAACTCGCTGCGTGA
- a CDS encoding JAB domain-containing protein encodes MKYPKLKAGKTPDTYVIESPVTEADILQMAQQLAMYRLSKGRALTERRLVFSHLQTLLQFHDYEVLALLLLDTEHRVIGFRELFRGALEVACVSSREVVKIALEHNAAVILVHNHPSGDPEPSQADRTLTTTLKNALNMVGTRILDHVVVGYEGCISLVERGDL; translated from the coding sequence ATGAAATATCCCAAGCTCAAAGCCGGTAAAACGCCCGACACCTATGTCATCGAATCACCAGTCACCGAGGCCGACATCCTGCAGATGGCTCAACAACTCGCGATGTATCGTCTGTCTAAAGGACGGGCGTTGACTGAGCGTAGACTCGTCTTCAGCCACCTACAAACGCTGCTGCAATTCCATGATTACGAGGTCCTTGCTTTGTTGCTGCTCGATACCGAGCACCGGGTTATTGGCTTCAGAGAACTATTCAGGGGCGCATTGGAGGTTGCCTGCGTGTCCTCTCGGGAGGTGGTCAAGATCGCCTTGGAGCACAACGCCGCCGTAATCCTGGTTCATAACCATCCCTCCGGCGACCCGGAGCCTAGCCAGGCTGATCGCACGCTGACCACCACCCTCAAGAATGCACTCAACATGGTTGGCACCCGGATATTGGATCATGTGGTGGTGGGCTATGAGGGTTGCATATCGCTGGTAGAACGGGGAGATCTGTAG
- a CDS encoding SprT family zinc-dependent metalloprotease, with the protein MATVHIGSLEVELNRKAIKNLHISVLPPQGRVRVSAPEHLSDTAVRTAVIQRLAWIRKQQKDFAAQPRQTERKMVSGETHYLWGRRYRLEVTERIGKAEIKRSKMRLRLYVRPETDLKTRMHLLNDWYRVELKARVQELIGDWEVRLGVCPSFWGIKKMKTKWGSCNTQAKRIWLNLELAKKPPECLEFILVHELVHLLERHHNQRFVRLMDDFLPHWKESKSRLNSSPLAHDEWRY; encoded by the coding sequence ATGGCGACAGTTCATATCGGCAGTCTTGAGGTTGAACTCAACCGCAAAGCGATCAAGAACCTGCACATTAGCGTTCTGCCGCCACAGGGCAGGGTGCGTGTCTCGGCACCTGAGCATTTGTCCGATACAGCAGTACGCACTGCCGTGATTCAGCGGTTGGCCTGGATTCGCAAGCAACAGAAAGATTTCGCCGCCCAGCCGCGCCAGACTGAGCGAAAGATGGTCTCTGGTGAAACCCATTACTTGTGGGGTCGTCGTTATCGACTCGAAGTGACTGAGCGTATTGGTAAAGCAGAAATTAAACGCAGCAAAATGCGGTTGAGGCTCTATGTACGGCCAGAAACCGATCTGAAAACACGGATGCACTTGCTCAACGACTGGTATCGCGTCGAGCTCAAGGCGCGTGTGCAGGAGTTGATTGGCGACTGGGAGGTGCGTCTGGGGGTATGCCCAAGTTTCTGGGGAATCAAGAAGATGAAAACCAAGTGGGGCAGCTGTAACACTCAGGCTAAACGGATTTGGTTAAATCTTGAACTCGCGAAAAAGCCTCCTGAGTGCCTTGAGTTCATTCTGGTGCATGAACTGGTGCATCTGCTGGAGCGGCACCACAACCAGCGGTTTGTGCGGCTGATGGACGACTTCCTGCCCCATTGGAAGGAGAGTAAGTCACGGCTGAATTCGTCCCCATTAGCGCATGATGAGTGGCGGTATTGA
- a CDS encoding HsdR family type I site-specific deoxyribonuclease encodes MSNVGQRERATQQRVARFFQDQLGWSHLGDWHSREGNRNIESGLLSRWLQGRDISDALITRVLRQLDVAAALGEGKNLYDANKAVYQLLRYGVKDKEGAGEQNKTVWLIDWHNPEANDFAIAEEVSIKGENKKRPDIVLYVNGIALGVIELKRSSVSVSEGIRQNLDNQKKDFIRNFFSTQQLVMAGNDTQGLRYGSIETPEKYYLEWKEPLTTESSGYLLDDHLACMCNKQRFLQIIHDFIVFDAGTKKTCRHNQFFGIEASKPFLARREGGIIWHTQGSGKSLTMVWLAKWIRENIRNSRVLIITDRTELDEQIEKVFYGVDEEILRSKSGADLLDTLNMPVPWLVCSLVHKFGRHGESESEEAADAFIEELRNSLPKDFRVKGDLYVFVDECHRTQSGKLHEAMKDILPEAMFIGFTGTPLMKKDKKKSIEIFGPFIHTYKFDEAVADGVVLDLRYEARDIDQRVTSQKKVDEWFEAKTRGLSNLGKTQLKQKWGSMQKLLSSKSRLEQIVNDIMLDMDTRPRLMDGRGNAMLVCASVYQACKVYELFSETDLAGKCAIVTSYKPMASEIKGEETGEGLTEKLAKYEIYRRMLANYFDQPAEEAAKRVEEFEKQVKQRFINEPGQMRLLIVVDKLLTGFDAPPATYLYIDKQMADHSLFQAICRVNRLDGDDKEYGYIIDYKDLFRSLDKAITDYTAGAFDKYDKEDVAGLLKDRLVQAREDLDNALEAVRALCESVLAPRNMQDYKHYFCGVSGENKDDLPEKEALRLALYHSVAKLLRAWANLANEMLEAGYNKAQEETIRADVIHFEKVRDEVKLASGDLVEMKRFEPAMRKLLDMYVRADDSEVLMDFEELGLIELVVEKGAGALEDVSEDLRRDPDAMAETIENNVRKTIVDENPVNPKYYEQMSVLLDELIELRRQKALDYQEYLEQIRDLARKVKSPGSNSQHQYPGSIDTSAKRALYDNLDRDEVLATRIDTAVRYTKKADWVGDRFKERELANAIREESAGYKVDIPNLMELIKAQKDYR; translated from the coding sequence ATGAGCAATGTTGGCCAGCGCGAACGCGCCACTCAGCAACGTGTCGCCCGTTTTTTCCAGGATCAACTCGGCTGGAGTCATCTTGGCGACTGGCATTCGCGTGAGGGCAACCGCAATATTGAGTCCGGTCTGCTGAGTCGTTGGTTGCAAGGGCGTGATATCAGTGACGCATTGATCACACGTGTGTTGCGCCAGCTGGATGTGGCCGCTGCGTTGGGTGAAGGCAAGAATCTGTATGACGCCAACAAGGCGGTGTACCAGTTGTTGCGCTATGGCGTGAAAGACAAAGAGGGGGCTGGCGAGCAGAACAAAACTGTTTGGCTGATTGACTGGCACAATCCCGAAGCCAATGACTTCGCTATCGCTGAAGAAGTGTCGATCAAGGGCGAGAATAAGAAGCGCCCGGATATTGTGCTTTATGTGAATGGTATTGCTCTGGGTGTGATTGAGCTGAAGCGCTCCTCGGTCTCAGTCTCCGAAGGTATCCGGCAGAACCTGGACAATCAGAAGAAAGACTTCATACGCAATTTCTTCAGCACCCAGCAGCTGGTTATGGCTGGGAACGACACCCAAGGGCTGCGCTACGGCTCTATCGAAACGCCAGAGAAGTACTACCTGGAGTGGAAAGAGCCACTCACTACGGAGTCTTCCGGTTATTTGCTCGATGACCACCTAGCTTGCATGTGCAATAAACAGCGCTTTCTACAGATTATCCATGACTTCATTGTGTTTGATGCTGGTACCAAGAAGACCTGCCGGCATAACCAATTTTTCGGTATTGAGGCGAGCAAGCCATTTTTGGCTCGACGTGAAGGCGGAATCATTTGGCACACTCAGGGCTCCGGTAAGAGCTTGACCATGGTCTGGCTGGCCAAGTGGATTCGGGAAAATATTCGGAACTCACGCGTGCTGATCATTACCGATCGTACCGAGTTGGATGAGCAGATTGAGAAGGTTTTCTACGGTGTTGATGAGGAAATACTACGCAGTAAAAGCGGTGCTGATCTGCTCGATACCCTGAATATGCCCGTACCTTGGCTCGTGTGTTCGTTGGTGCACAAGTTTGGTCGCCATGGCGAGTCGGAGAGTGAAGAAGCCGCCGATGCGTTTATTGAGGAGCTGCGTAACAGCTTGCCCAAAGACTTTCGTGTCAAAGGCGATCTCTATGTGTTCGTTGACGAATGCCATCGCACTCAGTCGGGAAAGCTGCACGAGGCAATGAAGGACATTCTGCCGGAAGCCATGTTTATTGGTTTCACCGGCACACCGTTGATGAAGAAGGACAAGAAGAAGTCTATCGAGATTTTTGGCCCCTTTATTCATACCTACAAATTCGACGAAGCAGTGGCCGATGGTGTGGTGCTTGACTTGCGCTATGAGGCGCGGGATATCGACCAGCGTGTGACTTCACAGAAGAAGGTGGATGAGTGGTTTGAGGCCAAGACACGAGGCCTGTCGAACCTTGGCAAAACCCAGCTCAAACAGAAATGGGGCTCGATGCAGAAACTGTTGTCCAGCAAGTCGCGGCTGGAGCAGATCGTCAATGACATCATGCTTGATATGGACACGCGGCCGCGCCTGATGGATGGCCGGGGTAACGCCATGTTGGTGTGCGCCAGTGTCTATCAGGCTTGCAAGGTCTATGAGTTGTTCAGTGAGACAGACCTCGCTGGCAAATGCGCCATTGTCACCAGCTACAAGCCGATGGCCTCCGAGATCAAGGGGGAAGAGACTGGCGAAGGGTTGACAGAAAAACTGGCCAAATACGAAATCTACCGGCGCATGTTGGCCAACTACTTTGACCAACCCGCCGAGGAAGCAGCCAAACGCGTTGAAGAGTTCGAAAAGCAAGTCAAGCAGCGCTTCATTAACGAACCAGGACAAATGCGTCTGCTGATCGTGGTCGACAAGTTGTTGACGGGGTTTGATGCGCCTCCGGCAACCTACTTGTACATTGATAAGCAGATGGCCGATCACAGCCTGTTCCAGGCAATTTGCCGAGTCAATCGCCTGGATGGTGATGACAAGGAGTACGGCTACATCATCGACTATAAGGATCTGTTTCGCTCCCTGGATAAGGCCATTACCGACTACACCGCCGGGGCTTTTGACAAGTATGACAAGGAAGATGTCGCCGGCCTGTTGAAAGATCGTTTGGTCCAGGCGCGAGAGGATCTGGATAACGCCCTGGAGGCCGTGCGCGCACTCTGTGAATCGGTGCTGGCGCCGCGCAACATGCAGGATTACAAACACTATTTCTGCGGCGTGTCGGGAGAGAACAAGGACGACCTACCTGAGAAGGAAGCCCTGCGACTGGCGCTTTATCACAGCGTGGCAAAGCTGCTGCGTGCCTGGGCCAACCTGGCCAATGAGATGCTTGAGGCGGGTTACAACAAAGCTCAGGAAGAAACTATCCGGGCTGACGTGATTCACTTTGAAAAGGTTCGCGATGAAGTGAAGCTCGCCAGTGGCGATCTGGTTGAGATGAAGCGATTCGAGCCGGCGATGCGTAAGCTGTTGGACATGTATGTCCGTGCTGATGACAGTGAAGTATTGATGGACTTCGAGGAGTTGGGGCTGATTGAGTTGGTGGTGGAGAAAGGCGCAGGTGCATTGGAGGATGTCTCTGAGGATCTGCGTAGAGATCCCGATGCCATGGCCGAAACCATCGAAAATAACGTACGCAAAACCATCGTCGATGAAAACCCAGTAAACCCCAAATACTACGAGCAGATGTCTGTGCTGCTGGATGAGTTGATCGAATTGCGTCGGCAGAAGGCATTGGATTACCAGGAGTACCTTGAGCAAATTCGAGACTTGGCTCGCAAGGTGAAAAGTCCTGGGAGTAACAGCCAACACCAGTATCCCGGATCAATTGATACATCGGCCAAACGTGCCCTGTACGACAACCTTGATCGGGATGAGGTGTTGGCGACCCGCATAGATACCGCAGTGCGCTATACCAAGAAAGCTGACTGGGTTGGTGATCGTTTCAAGGAACGTGAACTGGCCAATGCCATCCGCGAGGAAAGCGCAGGGTATAAAGTCGATATTCCTAACCTCATGGAGCTGATCAAAGCCCAGAAGGATTATCGCTAA
- a CDS encoding DUF262 domain-containing HNH endonuclease family protein, translating to MSITSELYTLEQIVDQPGAAWSFNVPIYQRLYVWGEDQINTLLTDIANAYDRDEEQFFLGGTLLVEKTVQQDRAEGLRRFDLIDGQQRFTTLWLLSTVAVWREVMGAFRFVRLMRGSQPRLRFSIREQVNVYLNSLMHDTDALVDEALDTRSMRHAQQLMMSFAATYVRANGSAVDEDYLRGLADFVYRKVKLVLTQVPEGMDLNKLFEVINNRGVQLQHHEILKARLLQDIAAADRARYAALWGACADMSGFVERNLCAETHLEANQLGALYASGKLADTAAIHSALSYREPSPLDDSSEARLTLESIFADGEQSLDHASDSSSDQGEEPWARSIIGFPLFLQHTLRIWLHENGKGDLKRLLDRQLLALFDEAFFARGEEFTREANARSFIDMLWRLRVLWDEYVIKWVDQGDEEVHQVCLTSISGSDSKRYINRSRESAAHQGLSLLQGMLYHSQEITTHYWLTPFLYFIHKQSLGVRSEGKEYERFFNYLCHLDNQLLGDSNDESLVVRTRWFMEEPWRRAGHLVFDALLQEDYGVAFPHYWFYKQDFVLWYTQRNEWPLWSNFRFTAKNSVEHISPQRPQSTDTNKVSVHWLNRFGNLALVSRSINSEYSNLPFNEKRQRYLNKRNHESRPDSLKMDLIYAGTSWGDTQAKLHQEAMLTAVREHYVRSFSEQPEKP from the coding sequence GTGAGCATCACGTCTGAGTTGTACACGCTGGAGCAGATCGTCGATCAGCCAGGCGCCGCCTGGTCTTTCAATGTGCCCATTTACCAGCGGCTGTATGTCTGGGGGGAGGATCAGATCAATACGCTGCTTACTGACATCGCTAATGCCTACGATCGGGATGAAGAGCAATTTTTCCTCGGCGGTACCCTGCTGGTGGAGAAAACCGTTCAACAGGATCGTGCTGAGGGGCTGCGCCGTTTTGATCTGATTGATGGTCAGCAGCGGTTCACCACGCTCTGGCTACTCAGTACCGTCGCTGTCTGGCGTGAGGTTATGGGGGCTTTCCGTTTTGTCCGGCTCATGCGGGGATCGCAGCCGCGACTGCGATTTTCCATCCGCGAGCAGGTGAATGTGTATCTGAACAGTCTTATGCACGACACTGATGCGTTGGTCGATGAAGCGCTCGATACGCGGAGCATGCGCCACGCCCAGCAGTTGATGATGTCCTTTGCAGCCACCTACGTGCGCGCGAATGGCAGTGCTGTTGATGAGGACTACCTGCGCGGGCTGGCTGACTTTGTGTATCGCAAGGTAAAGCTGGTGCTGACCCAAGTGCCTGAGGGTATGGATCTCAACAAGCTGTTTGAGGTTATCAATAATCGCGGGGTGCAGCTGCAACATCACGAGATTCTCAAGGCCCGACTGCTCCAAGACATTGCAGCTGCTGACCGTGCGCGCTACGCGGCTCTTTGGGGTGCCTGCGCAGATATGAGTGGCTTTGTTGAGCGCAATCTATGTGCAGAAACGCACCTGGAGGCCAATCAGCTGGGGGCGCTCTACGCTTCCGGAAAACTGGCGGATACTGCCGCGATACATTCAGCTCTTTCATACAGAGAGCCAAGCCCGCTGGACGATAGCTCAGAGGCGCGACTTACCCTGGAAAGCATCTTTGCTGATGGAGAGCAAAGCTTGGATCATGCCTCCGATTCGAGCTCTGACCAGGGGGAAGAGCCTTGGGCCCGTAGCATCATCGGATTTCCGTTGTTTCTACAGCACACGCTGCGCATCTGGCTGCACGAGAATGGCAAGGGCGATCTGAAGCGTCTGTTGGACCGACAGTTGCTGGCCCTATTCGATGAGGCATTTTTTGCCAGGGGGGAAGAATTTACCCGTGAAGCGAATGCCCGCAGCTTTATCGATATGCTCTGGCGTCTGCGAGTCTTATGGGATGAGTATGTGATCAAGTGGGTGGACCAAGGTGACGAGGAGGTCCACCAGGTGTGTCTGACTTCGATATCCGGCAGCGATAGTAAGCGTTACATCAATCGCAGTCGGGAGAGCGCCGCTCACCAAGGGTTATCGCTGCTGCAGGGCATGCTGTATCACTCACAGGAAATCACCACACATTACTGGCTGACACCCTTTTTGTATTTCATTCACAAGCAGTCACTAGGGGTGAGAAGCGAGGGGAAAGAGTATGAGCGCTTCTTCAACTATCTTTGTCACCTAGACAACCAGCTGTTGGGTGACAGCAATGACGAGAGTCTAGTTGTCCGGACTCGTTGGTTCATGGAGGAGCCCTGGCGCAGAGCTGGCCATCTGGTGTTTGACGCCCTGCTGCAAGAAGACTACGGAGTCGCTTTCCCTCATTACTGGTTTTACAAGCAGGACTTCGTACTCTGGTACACACAGCGCAATGAATGGCCGCTGTGGAGCAATTTCCGGTTTACTGCGAAAAATTCCGTCGAGCATATCTCGCCCCAGCGGCCGCAGAGCACGGATACCAACAAGGTATCCGTGCATTGGCTTAACCGGTTCGGCAATTTGGCGTTGGTATCACGCAGCATTAACTCCGAATACAGCAATCTGCCGTTCAATGAAAAGCGCCAGCGCTACCTCAACAAGCGCAACCACGAGAGCCGGCCAGACTCGCTGAAGATGGATTTAATCTATGCGGGCACGTCCTGGGGAGATACACAGGCCAAGCTTCATCAGGAGGCGATGCTGACTGCGGTGCGTGAGCACTACGTCAGGTCTTTCAGCGAGCAGCCTGAAAAACCGTAG